One window of Cryobacterium arcticum genomic DNA carries:
- a CDS encoding HNH endonuclease family protein, with protein MSRRPTVSPRISRPRRRPRWTRRTPNLLITLVVAIAIAWAVGYVSTGQAAPTIGWDTAAPDAQATSQPAGGDRAPKSTVPPNTAPVSAAPSNSAPTYSGTEALALVAALPDAVWSDDGSYAGNRTALFGDAWAFDFDQNGCDTRNDILTRDLVAADVDPATCRVYTGTLTDPYTGETIDFVRGQDTSALVQIDHLLPLKAVYATGGESWTAEKRQALANDPVNLLAVKGTENSSKSDSLPSDWLPGFYPDVSDRHDLGQRVVWDDLPADTTLQCWYIDKLVPVFVAYDLGVTPEDRAAMTAVLETCPA; from the coding sequence ATGAGCCGCCGCCCCACCGTCAGTCCCCGCATCAGCCGACCCCGCCGCCGTCCACGCTGGACCCGCCGCACCCCCAATCTGCTGATCACCCTGGTCGTGGCGATCGCCATCGCCTGGGCCGTCGGCTACGTCTCCACCGGCCAGGCCGCTCCCACCATCGGCTGGGACACTGCGGCCCCGGATGCGCAGGCCACCTCCCAGCCCGCCGGCGGCGACCGTGCACCCAAGAGCACCGTGCCCCCGAACACCGCGCCGGTCAGCGCGGCACCGTCGAACAGCGCGCCGACCTATTCCGGCACCGAGGCCCTCGCCCTGGTGGCGGCTCTGCCCGACGCCGTCTGGAGCGACGACGGCAGCTACGCGGGCAACCGCACGGCCCTGTTCGGCGATGCCTGGGCGTTCGACTTCGACCAGAACGGCTGCGACACCCGCAACGACATCCTCACCCGCGACCTCGTCGCCGCAGACGTCGACCCGGCGACCTGCCGGGTGTACACGGGCACCCTCACCGACCCATACACGGGCGAGACGATCGACTTCGTGCGCGGGCAGGACACCTCGGCCCTGGTGCAGATCGACCACCTGTTGCCGCTCAAGGCCGTCTACGCCACCGGGGGAGAGTCCTGGACTGCCGAGAAGCGGCAGGCCCTGGCCAACGACCCGGTGAACCTGCTGGCGGTCAAGGGCACCGAGAACTCGTCGAAGTCCGACTCGCTGCCGAGCGACTGGCTGCCGGGCTTCTACCCCGACGTCTCCGACCGGCACGACCTGGGGCAGCGCGTGGTCTGGGACGACCTGCCCGCCGACACGACCCTGCAGTGCTGGTACATCGACAAGCTCGTTCCGGTCTTCGTGGCCTACGACCTCGGTGTCACCCCCGAAGACCGCGCCGCGATGACGGCCGTGCTGGAGACCTGCCCCGCCTGA